In the Ornithodoros turicata isolate Travis chromosome 5, ASM3712646v1, whole genome shotgun sequence genome, CGAATAGTTAAGGATAACAAGTACGGGTCAAAGGATAAATCCGTGCAGTCCGGTTGGAATGGCATGGTCGGCGAACTGCTCAGAAAGGCAAGTTAAAAGAAGCGGGACTCCCTGCTGTGAACGTTCGCTTCACCTAATCCACAAAACCTTTATGTCCTTTCAGGATGCAGACGTCGCGATAGCGCCGTTGACCATCACATCGGAACGGAGCAAAGCGGTCTATTTCACGGAACCTTTCATGCGAGCGGGATACAGCGTTCTCCAGAAGACGCCAGACAAGGAACCATTCTCAATATTTACGTTGTTCTCTTTCTTGCGCCCCCTCTCTCTGGAGATCTGGCTGTGCCTCCTAGGAGCATACGTGGGTGTCGCCCTGGTCTTGTTCGCTGTAAACCGCATCAACCTCGCTGTGGCAACACCGCCTCAGACTCCTCCGGGAGCCTGTAATCATCTCTACAACAGTCTCTGGTACTCACTCGGAGCGTTCATGGCTGAAGAATGTAACAACTTCAGACCGAAGTAAGTCGATACGCGTCCCCTGTCTATGTCACTGAAATCGTAaggggctgtgctgtctggggtttttcctgggttttcctcagacgctgtcagacatatgtcggcatgcacagttcccttggaagtcggcccaggacgcacattcccccagagcgttagtcgtgacgctgcccacttctgtgaggccgacagcggcgagTTCTTTCAGCAGTACCACCTAGAGGATAAACCGGGATAAAGAGAAAGGGGGAAAGCAAAAGATTTGTACGGGCGGTGAAGCTTTCTGCCAATGTTCAAGTCCGGGAGCAGCCATGCTAGATACGGTCACAGCGCTCCAGCGCACAtaaaaaaacaactttattttatgatggtGATTGGGGAGTTTCCCCCCCAGAATTCTGATACTATCTATTCCAATCCACGCCTATTCCGTCTTCTAGGAGATATTGCGAAGCCGTTCGTAACACATTCGCAATGCCGTATCTATCACGACGGCTCAGCTGTTAGGATGTCCCTATTCGCGACCTTGGTTTCTAGGTATTATGAGAGCTCCATGGCATATGTACACTAAGCAGAGGTCGACCTGGAAAGGATCCTTACCATGTCTCTAGAAAGTGAATATTTTGAATTTCACCTGGAAACAAGGTACTATACGGCTCAGGGTTGTTCATAGGGACCGCTCTTGGCCCGCTTCGAGGCGCCCTCTGCCGTAGACGTGTTATGTACCGGGTGACGGGACCTAATGGGATGCATGGAACTCTTTAGGTCCGTCGGAAGTCGCATCATCAGTTGCGGATGGTGGTTCTTTGTGCTTGTGATGCTGTCCATGTACACGGCGCAATTATGGGTGAACCAGCCGTTTAAGACGGCAGCTCCTGCCTTGAGCACAGTTAAGGACTTGGCTCTCCAAGACCAAGTGGAGTACGGTTTGCTCAGGGACTCCGCTCTTGAAGACTTCTTTAAGGTTGGTCTCATTATGAAATGCATCTTGAACGTTCCCTTTAATGTCCCTGTTCTTTAATTGCAGCGGTCGAAAGATCCTGTCTACTCTCGCATGTGGGAATCGATGCTGTCTTTCAACAATTCTTTGGTCTCTTCAGTCGAGGACGGTATTCAGAAAGTGCGAAGTGCAGGTGACCGTTATGCCTTCGTCGTTGACTCAAAGATGGCGAAGTACGCGACAGCGCAAGATCCGTGCGATGTTTCTCTGCTCGGCGAGCCTTTCCAATTGGGTGGCTACGGAATTGCAACATCGCACAAGTTCTCCTTACGGCAAGTACATTGCTTTCTCTCAAGAACTGTTTCGAAACAGAATGTGAGCGGTGATGTTTATATCAGCTGATCTGACTGCGCGTCTTATTCTTTCAATTTAGGAAGGCACTCGATGTAACCGTGGGTCGTCTTCAAGAGGACGAGTACCTGTCTATGCTCGAAGAAAAGTGGTTCAAGAACGAAAAATGCAAAGCAGCTGAAAAGACCGTAAGTTATATTGATCGCGTAACATGATGGCAAATGCACATGGTGAAAAACATAGTATAGTGTAGACTGTAGTGTAGCTTACGGCGCGCGACAATCATTTAACATGTTTCTTTGAATTGATAAAGATTTTTTTAAGCGTGCATTCGTATTGTATTATGCACCATGCACTACGAGAGCAATCCGGTACGCGCCCGCTGGACGCGTGCGGGGTATAACGAGCCCTTGTCAACATAGAGACGAAGAACGAAAACCAGGAGACGCTTCATGACCATCTAGACTTACTGGTGTCTCTTCCCATTTAGGACATCCTTCCGGCACCTCTGGATGTGATTCAAGTCGGCGGATGGTTCGTGATCCTCGGTGGCGGTCTCCTCATAGCTATTGCCGTGGCCATCACCGAGGTGTGGTGTAAAAAGCCAAAGAAGCCCAAGAAACCGAAAGAGCCCAAAGAGCCAAAGccgaagaaagagaagaagaagaaagaaaaagaggacgATAAGATCAAGGCATGttcaaaaaaaaattaaattctGTATGATACAACGGTGAAGCGCAAACGGGGACAAGGACTGACAGACAGACGGAACGAGCGCTCTGTCAGTTCATTGTCCCCATTTCCGCTTTATCGTCGCAGTACCAACAGACCCAAATATTTACTCTCTCGAAGTACCGTGCTTTACGCTGCGTAACCAGCAATGGCGAGCAGGCCATTCGAATTCACTGTTACTGTAACAGCTTACAGCCCGCAGAACCCAAGGTAATTTCACAACCACATCGGCACGGCAGTCGGCACACTGTTGGACCTGTTCTATACGTAATATTTGCGAACATACTGGCGTTTTGCGCAAATCGTCATTGACATTTCAGCGCCCTCTACAGGGCACACTGTTGACGTGCCACTAATTTGCGCCATCGCACGTTGCAGGAGGAAGGCGTTGAAACCCAGCTCCTGCACCACAGCAACCCCAGGAGTTCCCCGTACGAACACATCACCGAAGGACCCATGATGATGGGCTGTACTGAAGAAACCATCGAAGAAGTCGgcgaggaagaagaggaagacgtCGTCAAGGTCCCTATTGCCGATGTGGAGAACCTCACAGACAGCGAGAACCTCACCGACTCCAAGGACATCACGCGCGACGTCACCGCCGACCGGATAGAACCCCTGGCGGTCAACCCTCTGGAGAACCACCCAGAGATCAAGTCCATAGACCACAGCCCCGTAGAGTCGCCGAGGGGGGGCTACGAAAGTTCGGAAGTTTAATAAGGCAAAAATATCTACAAGGTGCCACCGGGTGGCCAAGATGTCCTGGACTCTGGCGTCTTCTTCAGCTTGCGTAGTCCACCCGTTCTCTGCAGCCGCCTTCctgatttctctctctctctctttttttcccccgcCCCCCGCTTTCATAACATATAACGTGATCAACAGCTCTAGGCCGTGCAGACCGTACCGGGGTCGGTATTTGCATAGCATGTTCACTCCTTGTTGTGTGCTCATATAATGTACCTAATATAGAGAATGTTGTGATCGTCCTTCGACAACCACTGTGTGAAAACTTTCGGGGATTACTCGGTGTGTACATACGACCTTCTTATGAATGTGTTTGACACTGATCTAAATGTAACGCCGCTTAGTAAGTGGTCCTAAATGTTCCGAACGGTAaattatacatacatatactTGCGGTCTGTACAAACTGGTGATTCAATGGTGGATGAATTCTTGCTTGCGTGTCGTCTTAACGCTATCCTCATCAGCCTCGAAAATGGTTAGAAGACACTTTGACTTCATTCGGGAAATATTTTGTTCAGACATTGTAGAACGCGGATGGTTTTTACGCGCAAGAAGAACTGCGACGGCTTATCGAGTGTGGACTTAGCTTCAATGCAGATACTGCAAGCAGGATACCGGTATTGCCTGCATTCCTACTGTGCAATACCTTAGGGAAACTGAAAATAACAGCGATAGATTCAAAGCGCGCTGCTGCAGCTACGATGGTGCTCCCTGCACATGCCAGAGCCGACTACTGCAGTACTGTAGAATTCGGCTCTGACATGCAGTTCGGTAAAAAAAAGAGCACATAGCGAATGTCCCGATGTGTCTCGAAGAAGTCAACCAAGCTGAGGAAGGCTGCGGATGAAAGTGAAGCAGAAGGACCCTGCAGGG is a window encoding:
- the LOC135395938 gene encoding glutamate receptor 3-like produces the protein MAERRACRSFGVELWVWIVVAVLATVLRVGGAIKIGVVIGANQPHRVVSAFRDVIQYANQHVPGDRYKVTPLTTRVLDNDTFNVTNDACAHISEGAAIIVSPDAGTVHEALSAVSEKLHAPLVSTTVRRTPSSRSTRYSLTLRPHAHGALAALVLKNRWPRVYYIYDSTDGLDRLQEILASLPTDHHLDVQHVKRVRGERKAIEFLQEQEDLEWDTEKVIFLDCQLDTARKVIQHAYRRKRAYYTFVYTRYTMPAHWKDVQTYDASKIVAMKIIEDNAESRRSMIKAASPDSFYGSSEELTEEEALVYDAGDVIKDALTRLASERPNLVGELLQRSGFTQTTQCYSTPLIPFKHGQVIADMLKKTSVNGTTGRVMFDNRGRRTGFTIDILELTSKQKMEKVGHWSEQQGIVQYESPRPHYPTRPTTIGKKLIVTTILEPPFLMYKNPNDTSDNEDNLEGYCKDLIDKVMKSIGQDYTIRIVKDNKYGSKDKSVQSGWNGMVGELLRKDADVAIAPLTITSERSKAVYFTEPFMRAGYSVLQKTPDKEPFSIFTLFSFLRPLSLEIWLCLLGAYVGVALVLFAVNRINLAVATPPQTPPGACNHLYNSLWYSLGAFMAEECNNFRPKSVGSRIISCGWWFFVLVMLSMYTAQLWVNQPFKTAAPALSTVKDLALQDQVEYGLLRDSALEDFFKRSKDPVYSRMWESMLSFNNSLVSSVEDGIQKVRSAGDRYAFVVDSKMAKYATAQDPCDVSLLGEPFQLGGYGIATSHKFSLRKALDVTVGRLQEDEYLSMLEEKWFKNEKCKAAEKTDILPAPLDVIQVGGWFVILGGGLLIAIAVAITEVWCKKPKKPKKPKEPKEPKPKKEKKKKEKEDDKIKEEGVETQLLHHSNPRSSPYEHITEGPMMMGCTEETIEEVGEEEEEDVVKVPIADVENLTDSENLTDSKDITRDVTADRIEPLAVNPLENHPEIKSIDHSPVESPRGGYESSEV